In Gemmatimonadota bacterium, the following are encoded in one genomic region:
- a CDS encoding S8 family serine peptidase, which yields MKRTLGLVAAAGLVVTACADPSAPSGAARLAPLLVPQGDLTTQVIPNEYLVVLRTPGDLAAQGDAVAEANARGGVVTARWDRAMNGFAARLSPTAVTELRRRPDVLYVEQDGLIHATGTQSPVGSWGQDRVDQRNLPLNNSYTYPNAGAGVHAYIIDTGINPTHTEFTGRIGNGADFTGSGTTNDGNGHGTHVAGTIGGTTYGLAKSVTLHPVRVLNSSGSGSWSWYVSAINWVIANKKLPAVANASLGGSINTSADNATDALAAAGVTFAIAAGNDNSDACTASPARRGVTNGVISTMASSNTDARASFSNYGTCGDIFAPGVSIKSAWIGSTTATSTISGTSMASPHVAGAAALYLGNNPALTPAQVEAAMKADATTGKITNPGTGSANRLLYVGNIGGGSPPPPPPTNQAPVANFVKSSCKIQSGAYWQCTFNGTSSTDDVGVVSYAWVAHVGEKPKTGAIKTLWMGLAGTYNVTLTVTDAGGLTNSITKTIVVP from the coding sequence CCGGACTCGTGGTCACCGCCTGTGCCGACCCCAGCGCCCCATCGGGCGCGGCTCGGCTGGCCCCGTTACTCGTCCCGCAGGGGGACCTCACCACGCAGGTGATCCCGAACGAATACCTCGTCGTGCTGCGCACGCCGGGTGACCTTGCGGCGCAGGGCGATGCCGTCGCCGAGGCCAACGCCCGCGGCGGCGTGGTCACCGCGCGTTGGGATCGCGCCATGAACGGCTTCGCCGCTCGCCTCTCGCCGACCGCCGTCACCGAGCTGCGCCGTCGCCCCGACGTCCTCTACGTCGAGCAGGACGGCCTCATCCACGCCACCGGCACGCAGTCCCCGGTCGGTTCGTGGGGACAGGACCGCGTAGACCAGCGCAACCTCCCGCTCAACAACAGCTACACGTATCCCAACGCGGGTGCCGGCGTTCACGCCTACATCATCGACACCGGGATCAACCCGACGCACACCGAGTTCACCGGTCGCATCGGCAATGGCGCCGACTTCACCGGCAGCGGCACCACGAACGACGGCAACGGCCACGGCACGCACGTCGCCGGCACCATTGGCGGCACCACCTACGGCCTCGCCAAGTCCGTCACGCTGCACCCGGTGCGCGTCCTCAACTCCAGCGGCTCGGGCTCCTGGTCGTGGTACGTCTCGGCCATCAACTGGGTCATCGCCAACAAGAAGCTGCCGGCGGTCGCCAATGCCTCGCTCGGTGGGAGCATCAACACCTCCGCCGATAACGCGACCGACGCGCTCGCCGCGGCCGGCGTCACCTTCGCCATTGCCGCCGGTAACGACAACAGCGACGCCTGCACCGCCTCGCCGGCCCGCCGTGGCGTGACGAACGGCGTCATCAGCACCATGGCCAGCAGCAACACCGACGCGCGCGCCTCGTTCTCCAACTACGGCACCTGCGGCGACATCTTCGCCCCGGGCGTCAGCATCAAGAGCGCGTGGATCGGCTCCACGACCGCCACGAGCACGATCAGCGGCACGTCGATGGCGTCCCCGCACGTCGCCGGCGCGGCGGCCCTGTACCTCGGCAACAACCCGGCCCTCACGCCGGCGCAGGTCGAGGCCGCGATGAAGGCCGATGCCACCACCGGGAAGATCACCAACCCCGGCACGGGCTCGGCCAACCGGCTGCTCTACGTCGGCAACATCGGTGGTGGCTCGCCGCCCCCGCCGCCGCCGACCAACCAGGCTCCCGTCGCCAACTTCGTGAAGTCGAGCTGCAAGATCCAGTCGGGCGCCTACTGGCAGTGCACCTTCAACGGCACCTCGTCCACCGACGACGTCGGTGTGGTCTCCTACGCTTGGGTGGCCCACGTGGGCGAGAAGCCCAAGACCGGCGCCATCAAGACGCTGTGGATGGGCCTCGCCGGGA